From Rhodococcus sp. B7740, one genomic window encodes:
- a CDS encoding D-arabinono-1,4-lactone oxidase, with the protein MNAGSWQNWTGNQHAFPSDRAEPTSVDELRVVLAGAVERSRTVRCVGAGHSFTPIAVTDGVQIVLDSLRGIESVVHDDDGSARVTVLAGTRLRELTARLWDLGLAMTNLGDIDEQSIAGAISTGTHGTGGRFGGIATQMCAVELMTADGELVQCSREENAELFDAARVGLGALGVITRVTLECVPAFALRAVEEPSTLRATLAELDATVAAVDHFEFYWFPHTDRVLTKRNTRLPGDVVLKPLGKVRSYIDDELLSNTVFEGLNRVVTRVPALIPRVNAVSARALSAREYIDRSYRVFASSRTVKFVEMEYAVPASEIGWVLREVDRWLERSSVSIAFPVEVRFAAGDDIWLSTASGRPTAYIAVHQYHRRDHREYFDAVEAICRSVGGRPHWGKLHSLGSDELRDCYEHFDDFLRVRDSIDPKKLFGSDYLERLLS; encoded by the coding sequence ATGAACGCGGGGTCGTGGCAGAACTGGACAGGCAATCAACACGCGTTCCCGTCGGACCGCGCCGAGCCCACGTCGGTGGACGAGTTGCGCGTCGTGCTGGCCGGTGCCGTCGAACGATCTCGCACGGTGCGATGCGTCGGGGCCGGTCACTCCTTCACTCCGATCGCGGTGACCGACGGCGTCCAGATCGTCCTCGATTCGCTGCGCGGCATCGAATCCGTGGTGCACGACGACGACGGGTCGGCCCGGGTGACAGTGCTCGCAGGCACCCGGCTGCGCGAGCTGACCGCGCGGTTGTGGGATCTCGGGCTGGCCATGACCAACCTCGGCGACATCGACGAACAATCCATCGCGGGCGCCATCTCCACGGGTACCCACGGAACGGGAGGACGCTTCGGCGGCATCGCCACCCAGATGTGCGCGGTGGAACTGATGACCGCGGACGGCGAACTCGTGCAGTGCTCTCGTGAGGAGAACGCGGAACTGTTCGACGCGGCCCGCGTCGGGCTCGGTGCGCTCGGCGTCATCACCCGAGTCACGCTCGAGTGCGTTCCGGCCTTCGCCCTGCGGGCCGTCGAGGAGCCGTCGACGTTGCGGGCAACGCTCGCCGAACTCGACGCGACCGTCGCCGCCGTCGACCACTTCGAGTTCTACTGGTTTCCGCACACCGACCGCGTGCTGACCAAACGCAACACCCGCCTGCCCGGTGACGTCGTGCTGAAGCCGCTGGGGAAGGTGCGCTCCTACATCGACGACGAATTGCTGTCCAACACGGTCTTCGAAGGCCTCAACCGGGTGGTGACCCGCGTACCGGCACTGATTCCTCGGGTCAATGCGGTCTCGGCTCGGGCACTGTCGGCTCGCGAGTACATCGACCGCTCGTACCGGGTGTTCGCGTCGTCGCGGACCGTCAAGTTCGTCGAGATGGAATATGCGGTACCCGCATCCGAGATCGGTTGGGTGCTGCGCGAGGTGGATCGATGGCTCGAACGGTCGTCGGTGTCCATCGCGTTCCCGGTCGAAGTGCGCTTCGCCGCGGGCGACGACATCTGGCTCTCCACCGCATCCGGACGCCCGACGGCCTACATCGCCGTCCACCAGTACCACCGCCGCGATCACCGCGAGTACTTCGACGCCGTCGAGGCAATCTGCCGCAGCGTCGGTGGCAGGCCGCACTGGGGCAAACTGCACTCCCTCGGTAGCGACGAGTTGCGCGATTGCTACGAACACTTCGACGACTTCCTGCGTGTTCGCGATTCGATCGACCCGAAGAAGTTGTTCGGCAGCGACTACCTCGAGCGTCTGCTGTCGTGA